One Takifugu rubripes chromosome 19, fTakRub1.2, whole genome shotgun sequence genomic window carries:
- the LOC101072892 gene encoding homeodomain-interacting protein kinase 1-like codes for MSSACGKPAPEIMPSTINKVSAGDVLHSRKSGFVVQEIIGEGAFGEVARCQNTNTKATVVIKFIKDFKSGQREKMILEHIHSSLRVNHAHFVKLLDHFHHNSRLCLVYEMLSMDFFNVLQLRKGKPLCVSKIRPIAKQLFMALSDLKKLGILHTDLKPDNIMLVDQRGLKIKLIDFGLALRTHEAKTGTIMQATGLRAPEIMLGLPFSYPLDIWGVGQILLFLFNPQTIRNCSSYQNMRHMIDLLGMPPNYILNAGRYTSRYFVKVANHSGYSWRLKTPVEYGPANLKNFNDVPQSFRYSLTQLFSANPTNDKNEMKERRALYDLLKKLFHFDERQRISPEKALQHDFITMGHLRTVESKDYLKMCEKMNSLAFTEVSADNSNEKRNKKSEISSSQKEAKTLEKEKKPTKEGAIKSFKGKVLKAESSESSEAETSESSEVETIMSLKGKFTQSLEEIDCEPSQKEIIGTLPEKDINFSEELLCLASNRKSTEGEANKAKHTESQVEEESESSQKEISDTKSTESPVEYIESSQQESSEDSTSDTSCVDTSVDNATSLCEEETVSSNGTSDGASSEADSYSSEGVSSSDYSDATTSEKSSKSPSKKKGVFRVKVSKWFAKVCRHLKSVFCSCMEVNCVE; via the exons ATGAGCTCAGCCTGTGGTAAACCTGCCCCAG aaataatgccatcaacaataaataaag taagtgctggtgatgttctacacagcaggaagtctgggTTTGTTGTGCAGGAGATTATAGGTGAAGGAGCATTTGGGGAAGTAGCCAGGTGccaaaacacaaatacaaaagcGACTGTGGTGATCAAGTTCATCAAGGACTTCAAAAGTGGCCAAAGAGAA aaaatgatatTGGAACACATCCATTCCAGTCTCCGTGTGAATCATGCACACTTTGTGAAGCTCTTGGACCATTTTCACCACAACAGTCGGCTCTGTCTGGTGTATGAGATGCTGAGCATGGACTTCTTTAATGTTCTTCAATTAAGAAAAGgcaaaccactgtgtgtgtctaaaATTCGACCAATTGCAAAGCAG ctgtttatggCTCTATCAGACCTCAAGAAACTTGGAATCCTGCACACCGACTTAAAACCAGACAACATCATGTTAGTGGACCAAAGaggattaaaaattaaactaataGACTTTGGACTGGCACTTCGGACCCATGAGGCCAAGACAGGGACCATCATGCAGGCAACTGGACTGAG ggctcCAGAAATTATGCTCGGTCTCCCCTTCTCGTATCCACTTGATATTTGGGGAGTCGgccaaatccttttgtttttattcaacccTCAAACCATCCGCAATTGCTCATCATATCAAAAT atgagacacatGATAGATCTACTGGGTATGCCCCCAAACTACATATTAAATGCTGGGAGATACACCAGCAGATATTTTGTAAAGGTGGCAAACCATTCTGGTTAttcatggagattaaag acaccagttGAGTATGGTCCAGCTAACTTAAAGAACTTCAATGACGTTCCTCAGTCTTTTAGATATTCTCTAACACAATTGTTTTCG GCCaatccaacaaatgacaaaaatgaaatgaaggagcgCAGGGCTCTTTATGACCTCCTGAAGaagttattccactttgatgagCGTCAGAGAATCTCTCCTGagaaagccctgcagcatgactttataacaatggggcacctgagaacagtggagagcaaagacta cttgaaaatgtgtgaaaaaatgaacagtttagcgttcacagaggtttcagctgataactcaaatgagaagagaaacaaaaagtCAGAAATAAGCTCTTCTCAGAAAGAGGCAAAGACtttggagaaggaaaagaagcccACCAAAGAAGGAGCCATCAAATCATTTAAGGGAAAAGTGTTAAAGGCAGAATCCAGCGAGTCCTCTGAGGCAGAAACCAGCGAGTCCTCCGAGGTAGAAACCATCATGTCCTTGAAGGGAAAATTCACTCAATCTCTGGAGGAAATAGACTGTGAgccctcacaaaaagaaatcattgggaccttaccagaaaaagacattaatttctcagaggagcttctcTGCCTTGCTAGTAACAGGAAGTCCACTGAAGGGGAGGCCAATAAGGCCAAACATACGGAGTCCCaagtggaagaagagagtgaGTCCTCACAGAAGGAAATCAGCGATACTAAATCTACGGAGAGCCCAGTGGAATACATAGAGTCCTCGCAACAAGAGTCCTCTGAAGATTCTACTAGTGATACTTCTTGTGTAGATACCTCAGTAGACAATGCTACCTCACTATGTGAGGAAGAAACAGTCTCCAGTAATGGAACTTCTGATGGtgcatcctctgaagctgaCAGCTATTCATCAGAGGGTGTCTCCAGTAGTGACTACTCTGATGCCACCACGTCTGAAAAAAGCAGCAAGTCACCTTCTAAAAAGAAAGGCGTGTTTAGGGTTAAAGTCTCTAAATGGTTTGCCAAAGTCTGCAGGCATTTAAAGAGTGTATTCTGTAGCTGCATGGAAGTCAACTGTGTTGAATAG